Genomic segment of Arachis hypogaea cultivar Tifrunner chromosome 16, arahy.Tifrunner.gnm2.J5K5, whole genome shotgun sequence:
CtgatcaattaattattttattggatttttttctTCATCCAGGTTGGAATATATAAGACAACGACCTTTAGCTTAtggatattttttttacaattatattatgatatacataaaaaattaattatcaaattagttataatataaaataaatattaaaatataaataaaaagtaaattaaatattatatgtattatacaaaaatatataataattgatttagtaataaatttttaatgtacacatgtatttttgttttttaaagttAGCTTTGTGTTCACTTAGCTTAATGAAGGAGTCTTGAAGAAAAGCTATTcttatttcaataataataaaaaaaaagttattgatATTGTTATGGATTTGTTTGAATTAAAAGCAAAGAAGGTAGGGGTGGAGTATTTGAGTGCATACCTAGATTCAGTTGGGTCAAATTTCAGCCGTGGAGCAAACTTTGCAACAGCAGGATCCACAATTAGACCTCAGAACACAACTCTTCGTCAGGCTGGTGGTTTCAGCCCTTTCTCCTTGGATGTTCAGTTCACTCAGTTCAATGATTTTCATCGCAGGTCACAACTCTTTCGCAATAAAGGTAATGCCATTCCCAATTCAGTTTAGGTTAAATTATctactaatatttataattttatcgaatttctatttaactttttataatttaaaatttttatttaattttttatattattttaaattttataattaaatttttggttTGCTAAAaacgttaaatttttttttttaattttaagatatctacacttaaaaactaaatttctaaACTTAaatgtctttttatttttagaatattctattaactcaaattttttttgtatgatatggatctaattataaaatttaaaatagtaccgaaatttaattaaaaatttttaaattattgaaatttaatataaaattgagaaaacggtagagactaataaaataattgaataatgttACATATTCAAACTTTTTTATGAATAAAGTGTAACcaagttaaataataagatttgaaATAATATTGGtcataactaatttttgttatgtCTTGATCAGATTTagttaacaaaaaatttagatgtgtagtattattcaacataatttaactttattttaatttaaaaataataataaactaagTGTGTTTACTGTTTTGCCCCTAGCTAGGCGGAGTATACGAAACAATGTTACCAAGAGCAGAGTATTTTTCTCGGGCACTATACACATTTGATATTGGTCAGAATGACTTGGCTGCTGGTTACTTCCACAACATGACCATTGATCAAGTTAGAGCATATGTTCCTGATGTCTTGGCTCAATTCAAGACCATTGTCAAGGTGATTATTGGAATAATAACTACTCTCTCTGTTCAAAGTTCAAACTAAAATGTTTCTTTGGTAAGGATAAAAATGCAATTTATCCATGTAAActtcgttgttgttgttgtttttttttttttttttttttactttctataCTTTTAAAAGAGTAAAGCGTTCATTCAAAAGATTTATAAGTCAACAAAAATCCTCTTAAAAAGATTAAAACAATAAAACGAttcaaataatttcaaaaatatgacaaaacataattaaatattaaatatataattttattattgtcaaattaaaaagaattttataagTTGGATTTTAATACAGTTTTttacaaagaaaataagaaaaatacctTTTTGTCTTTAGATTTTAATACAGTATTTTACAAACACATTATatgttcaaaattattttcacatGATGTATTTTAACTCCACAATTATTCcttaataaaagaatatttttgaaagaaaaattaagatAAAGTGTATATTCTTTTTACATCATTTAATAACATCAAGTAgcacatgtttttaaaatttaagaaataaatttCACACAAGTCAAACTTAACATCAATTGTATCTTTAACTATATTATATGTACACAAAAAATCACTCATCAAATTAGCCATCTATATagcatatatattaaaatataaaatacacattaaaattgaggtaaaaaatacatatatttatatacacaaatacatagtagctaatttgatgattgattttaatgtgtacatatcatttttgttttaccctatcaattttaatgtatttagACGTAAATTTATTCGTTGATATTTTGAATGTATCAATTTGTCTAGaagttatatttatttaaaaaacgaGGTAGAAATATGGTTAGCAAATTAAATGAAgtacatagcatgcatgatgaaTGATTTGTTTGCAATGTTGATAGTATGTATATGCTCAAGGAGGAAGATCATTCTGGATTCACAACACAGGTCCCGTTGGTTGTTTGCCATACATTATGGATCTTCCTCATGCAAGAGATGCTCCATTGGACAAAGCAGGTTGCAAAATCCCTTACAATGAAGTGGCTAAGTTCTTCAACCGTGGCTTAAAAGAAACTGTGTTTCAACTCAGAAAAGAACTTCACTCTGCTGCCATAACCTATGTTGATGTTTACTCAGTCAAATACCACCTCATTAGTCAAGCAACCAAACATGGTATAAAAGCTCTTCGTCTCGGTTCTTG
This window contains:
- the LOC112754714 gene encoding GDSL esterase/lipase At3g26430; amino-acid sequence: MMNIIKAMSKLIQTPFITLCLFFVCLSQCSIAYSLSSTNSKSLHHCNFPAIFNFGDSNSDTGGLSAAFGQAGPPSGMTYFHHPAGRYSDGRLIVDFIAKKVGVEYLSAYLDSVGSNFSRGANFATAGSTIRPQNTTLRQAGGFSPFSLDVQFTQFNDFHRRSQLFRNKGGVYETMLPRAEYFSRALYTFDIGQNDLAAGYFHNMTIDQVRAYVPDVLAQFKTIVKYVYAQGGRSFWIHNTGPVGCLPYIMDLPHARDAPLDKAGCKIPYNEVAKFFNRGLKETVFQLRKELHSAAITYVDVYSVKYHLISQATKHGFEEPLRACCGHGGKYNYNLHVGCGGKVKIKGKEVMIAKPCKNPAVRISWDGVHYTEAANKWIFDKIVDGSFSDPPIPLNMACHKNL